DNA sequence from the Mus caroli chromosome X, CAROLI_EIJ_v1.1, whole genome shotgun sequence genome:
GGTTTTTTCCCCACAATTTCTCATGAAGTCCACCATGGCTccagaaagagtcagaaaaaacAGTGCCAGGACTTAAACCTGTTTTCCTCTCTGTCATTGGCCCAGCAAGCTCGCAAGGCCTTTGTGGAGAGAACAGAAGCAAACCTGAAGCATCCTTTGGTTTTCTGGCCCCTGGAGGATGGAATTCCTAGCGATATTGAGCTCTTAGAAAATGTGCTAGAAGCTCTTGACACTGACCAGAAGTTGGAGGTTAAACTGGATCACTGTGAGGccagaagaaaatatattcattctgTTCATCTGCCTAGTGTGGCTGAAGAATCCCCTGAAAAAGAAGAACCAGAACCTCACAGGTTTCCTGGGTCACGTAAATACGGTGTGCTTCAAGAAAAAAAGCCCCGCAAAAAGAACCCCGCCAAGGAGTCTCTTTATTACAAGCACGTACCCAAAGGAGTCTATGACTTCTGTGCATGGGCTAACTCATATGGAGACTTGGGCATTGATGAACATTTCATGATGAAGCAATTTGACATTGGCTATGAGTGCAAACCAGTCTATACTGATTCTGCCATCAAGAAAGTCAGCCTGCTTCCTCCTGATCTCAGATTCTGCAGGAGGCTCAGCAAAGTGAAAGAGATCAGATTCTCCATACAGGAGGCAAACTTTGAAAGGAAACTCCGAAAACCATTTGATCCTTACAAGTCCAACAGGGATAAGATTAGATATGGAGCATGGTACCTGAAGCCATATCTGTGGAAAAAGCTAGTAAATGATGAGCCTTTGATGGACCCTGAAGAGTTATTTGAACTTGAAGGTGGAAAGTACGGTAAACCAGACATCATTGAAGATCTTTATGGAACAATTGCCTTTAAGGATTTTATCCTAAGCAAAGGCTACAGTATGCCGGCCATCCTTGAGAAGTTGTTTATGAGGAAAGGATGGAATTATGACACTGTCAACACTCCAATACCAAGAGTACTCAAAGCACATGAATTGATCATGCAGCAAAAGGATGAAGATTATGATGATGAAAATGACTAGCTGGTTTTCGATTTTGCTTGACTTTACTCTCATTTCAAATATTGAACGGGATATATATGATGAAGATATCACTAAATGTGACCACCTTTTTGGACAATATCCATCTATAATGTTAGATGTAATGTTTACAAACATTTCTCAATGAGCTCAAATGAACTTCTGTGCCTGCATAAATACCTTATCAACTTCAAGATCAACATTCATATATACAGTTATCAAATTTATTTACTATTGAGAATGTGGAGGTCACACCAGTTACttataagaatataaaaattaataaaaatctgaaTTACTAATGTTAGATTCAGTGTCATTGATTTCAACACAAGATAAATCTGAAAATAATGTAATTGTTTATATAAAAGATGAGAAAACTTTCATAGCTATAGCTCAatggcaattttaaaaataatgatggtgattattttttattagatattatattcatttacatttcaaatgcttcccccaaagtcccccatacacctcCCTGCAAtcacctacccacccatacccacttcttggccctggcgttcccctgtactgaggcatataaagtttgcaagacagatgggcctctctttccaatgatgcccgactagaccatcttctgatacatatgcagctaggaacacgagctttggggggtactggttagttcatattgatgttccacctatagagttgcagacccctttagctccttgggtactttctctagcaaatccattgggggccctgtgatccatccaatagctgactgtgagcatccacttccatgtttgctaggccccggcatagtctcacaagagacagctatatctgggtcctttcagcaaatcttgctagtgtacgcaatggtgtcagcttttggaggctgattatgggatggattcctgggtgcagcagtctctacatggcccatccttttgtctcagctccaaactttctctctgtaattccttccatgggtggtttgttcccaattctaagaaggggcaaagtgtccacattttggtcttctgtcatcttgagtttcatgtttttgcagactgtatcttgtatcttggctattctaagtttctgggctaatatccacttatcagtgagtacatatcatgtgagttcttttgtgattgggttacctcactaaggatgatgccctccaggtccatccatttgcctaggaatttcataaattcattcNNNNNNNNNNNNNNNNNNNNNNNNNNNNNNNNNNNNNNNNNNNNNNNNNNNNNNNNNNNNNNNNNNNNNNNNNNNNNNNNNNNNNNNNNNNNNNNNNNNNNNNNNNNNNNNNNNNNNNNNNNNNNNNNNNNNNNNNNNNNNNNNNNNNNNNNNNNNNNNNNNNNNNNNNNNNNNNNNNNNNNNNNNNNNNNNNNNNNNNNNNNNNNNNNNNNNNNNNNNNNNNNNNNNNNNNNNNNNNNNNNNNNNNNNNNNNNNNNNNNNNNNNNNNNNNNNNNNNNNNNNNNNNNNNNNNNNNNNNNNNNNNNNNNNNNNNNNNNNNNNNNNNNNNNNNNNNNNNNNNNNNNNNNNNNNNNNNNNNNNNNNNNNNNNNNNNNNNNNNNNNNNNNNNNNNNNNNNNNNNNNNNNNNNNNNNNNNNNNNNNNNNNNNNNNNNNNNNNNNNNNNNNNNNNNNNNNNNNNNNNNNNNNNNNNNNNNNNNNNNNNNNNNNNNNNNNNNNNNNNNNNNNNNNNNNNNNNNNNNNNNNNNNNNNNNNNNNNNNNNNNNNNNNNNNNNNNNNNNNNNNNNNNNNNNNNNNNNNNNNNNNNNNNNNNNNNNNNNNNNNNNNNNNNNNNNNNNNNNNNNNNNNNNNNNNNNNNNNNNNNNNNNNNNNNNNNNNNNNNNNNNNNNNNNNNNNNNNNNNNNNNNNNNNNNNNNNNNNNNNNNNNNNNNNNNNNNNNNNNNNNNNNNNNNNNNNNNNNNNNNNNNNNNNNNNNNNNNNNNNNNNNNNNNNNNNNNNNNNNNNNNNNNNNNNNNNNNNNNNNNNNNNNNNNNNNNNNNNNNNNNNNNNNNNNNNNNNNNNNNNNNNNNNNNNNNNNNNNNNNNNNNNNNNNNNNNNNNNNNNNNNNNNNNNNNNNNNNNNNNNNNNNNNNNNNNNNNNNNNNNNNNNNNNNNNNNNNNNNNNNNNNNNNNNNNNNNNNNNNNNNNNNNNNNNNNNNNNNNNNNNNNNNNNNNNNNNNNNNNNNNNNNNNNNNNNNNNNNNNNNNNNNNNNNNNNNNNNNNNNNNNNNNNNNNNNNNNNNNNNNNNNNNNNNNNNNNNNNNNNNNNNNNNNNNNNNNNNNNNNNNNNNNNNNNNNNNNNNNNNNNNNNNNNNNNNNNNNNNNNNNNNNNNNNNNNNNNtttaggtcaggcatggtgaattccccagaggttcttttatcattgagaagagtttttcctatcctaagttttttgttattctggatgaatttgcagattgccctttctaattcgttgaagaattgagttggagttttgatggggattgcattgaatctgtagattgcttttggcaagatagccgtttttactatattgatcctgccaatccatgagtatgggagatctttccatcttctgagatctttgatttctttcttcagagacttgaagttctctttctttcttcagagacttgaagttctcatcacacagatctttcacttccttagagtcatgccaagaaatttataatatttgtcactattgtgacgggtgttgtttccctaatttctctctcagcctgtttatcattgtgtagagaaagtccattgacttgtttgagttaattttcactgaagatgtttatcaggtttaggagttctctggtggaatttttagggttacttatatatactatcatatcttctgcacATGGTGATATTTTaactacttcctttccaatttgtatccccttgatctccttttgttgttgaattgctctggctaggcctttgaatactatgttgaataggtagggagaaagtgggcagacttgtctagcccctgattttagtgggattgcttccagcttctcaccattaagcttgatgttggctactggtttgctgtagattgctttttatcatgtttaggtatgggccttgaattcctgatctttccaagacttttatcaagaatgggtgttggactttgtcaaatgctttttctgcatctaacgaAATGATCATgttgattttgtctttgagtttgtttatatagtggattaagttgatggatttccgtatattaaaccatccctgcattcctggaatgaaacctacttgatcaggatggatgattgttttgatgtgttcttggattcggttagcgagaattttattgaggatttttacatcgatattcataagggaaattggtctgatgttctctatctttgttgggtctttctgtggtttaggtatcagagtaattgtggctttatataatgaattgggtagagtatcttctgcattgattttgtggaatagtttgtgaagaattggaattagatcttctttgaaggtctgatagaactctgcattaacatcaggtcctgggcttttcttgattgggagagtattaatgactgcttctatttctttggaggATATACgagtgtttagatcattaaccttatcctgatttaactttggtacctggtatttgtctagaaatttgtccatttaatccaggttttcccgttttgttgagtatagacttttgtaaaatatctgatggtgttttggatttcttcaggatctgttgttatgtttcccttttaatttctgattttgttaattaggatgctgtccctgtgccctctagtgagtctggctaagggtNtatctatcttgttgattttctcaaagaaccaactcctcgaTTGGTgtattctttgaatagttctcttttccacttgattgatttcactcctgagtttgattatttcctgctgtctactcctcttgggtgagtttgcttccttttgttctagagcttttaggtgtggtgtcaagttgctagtgtgtgctctctctagtttctttttgNaggcactcagagctatgagttttcctcttagNNNNNNNNNNNNNNNNNNNNNNNNNNNNNNNNNNNNNNNNNNNNNNNNNNNNNNNNNNNNNNNNNNNNNNNNNNNNNNNNNNNNNNNNNNNNNNNNNNNNNNNNNNNNNNNNNNNNNNNNNNNNNNNNNNNNNNNNNNNNNNNNNNNNNNNNNNNNNNNNNNNNNNNNNNNNNNNNNNNNNNNNNNNNNNNNNNNNNNNNNNNNNNNNNNNNNNNNNNNNNNNNNNNNNNNNNNNNNNNNNNNNNNNNNNNNNNNNNNNNNNNNNNNNNNNNNNNNNNNNNNNNNNNNNNNNNNNNNNNNNNNNNNNNNNNNNNNNNNNNNNNNNNNNNNNNNNNNNNNNNNNNNNNNNNNNNNNNNNNNNNNNNNNNNNNNNNNNNNNNNNNNNNNNNNNNNNNNNNNNNNNNNNNNNNNNNNNNNNNNNNNNNNNNNNNNNNNNNNNNNNNNNNNNNNNNNNNNNNNNNNNNNNNNNNNNNNNNNNNNNNNNNNNNNNNNNNNNNNNNNNNNNNNNNNNNNNNNNNNNNNNNNNNNNNNNNNNNNNNNNNNNNNNNNNNNNNNNNNNNNNNNNNNNNNNNNNNNNNNNNNNNNNNNNNNNNNNNNNNNNNNNNNggattactttcttgctttttctagggcatggtttcagtccttgtatttttttttttctgttattatcctttgaagggctggattcgtggagagaTTATATGTGAATTTGggtttgttgtggaatactttggtttctccatctatggtaattaaaagTTTGGCTGGTTATAAATATAGCCTGGGCTGacttttgtgttctcttagtgtctgtataacatctttccaggatcttctggctttcatagtttctggtgaaaagtctggtgcaattctgataggcctgcctttatatgtttatatgcctttttatatgtttatattcctttttccccttactgcttttaatattctatatttatttagtgcatttgttgttctgaatattatatgttgggaggaatttctttactTGTCCAGTCTATtagtagttctgtaggcttcttttatgttcatgggcatctctttctttaggtttgggaagttttcttctgtaattttgttgaagatatttgctgtccctttatgttgaaaatcttcattctcatctattcctattatccgtaggtttggtcttctcattgtgtcctggatttcctggatattttgagttaggatctttttgcattttgcattttctttgattgttttgccgatgttccctatggaatcttctgcagctgagattctctcttccatctcctgtattctgttgctgttgctcgcatctatggttccagatttctttcctagtttttccatctccagcgttgcctcactttgtttttgtttgtttgtttgtttgttttttgtttttttttaattgtgtctacttccctttttaggtctagtatggttttattcatttccatcacctgtttggatgtgttttcctgtttttctttaaggccttgtaactctttagcagtgttctgtatttctttaagtgagttgttaaagtccttcttgaagtACTCTACTATCATCATTTTCAGGTGCGTTGGGCTGCCCAGGACTGgtcgaggtgggagtgctgcattctgatgatggtgagtggtcttggtttctgttagtaagattattacgtttacctttcgccatctggtaatctctggagttaggtgttatagttgtctctggttagagattgttcctcttgtgattctgttagcctctatcagcatacttgggagactatctctctcctctgagtttcagtggtcagagcattctctgcaggcaagctctccttttacagggaaggtgcacagatatctggcatttggacatgcctcctggcagaagatgatggcccaaaacaggacctgtcccagaagctgttaacttctgtagtccacacgcTCACCAGTGCAGACTAATCTCTGAGGGATCcggaaaccaagatggctccacCAGGTGCTCTGGccaagccctcccaggcagggcagacacctctcctctggcagggaaggtgcccagatgtctggagcccgaaatagGGTCTGCCTCATAAGCTGTCCTTTAGGAAATTGGGGGTGTCCGGCAACTCTGCGcccaggtgaccaggtgctggtgccaactggaagggatttggaccctggtcaggcagggttttcTGTGTCCTTAATGCTGTCTCGGGTCCAGCACATTTAGGTTGCaatagaagttgtgttccactcatcagtggtcctaagatcgcagGGAGAGtactctaggggaccttgggggtgtcttctgactccacgcccaaggttgCCTGATGCTGGTGCAGACcgctggaagggacttgtgaccctggtcaggccgagtttcctgcttccctaatgctgtctcaggtcctgcgagattggattggaacagaagttgtgttccactcgccggtggtcctaagatctcgtggaAAGTCCTCTAGGAGACCTTGGGAGTGTCTGCCAACTCTTCACccctattatttttaaactaaaattcaAGGTAAAACtgtctgttttcttgattttcttttcagtttgatagtttaaagaaaaattttagtttaatttttgttatatgtatgtgggtgtgtctgtgaaagTAACTTGTGTGGATGCCCAAGAATGTCTAAGGCAACAGATTTCTGGGTCTGGAGTTACACATGATTGTGAGCAATCTGAAGGGATAATATAAACCAAACAGGCTATAAAGAAAACTGACAAAAATCCTTTCCCCACATCCATCAATTTGTAACATatcctttttataaaaatgtatttgatgtgtatgcatgtgagcttaaatgtattatgtatgtgcaccatacgAATTTTGGAACTGATGAACATGTAGAACTTGGAAAAAGTGCTTCAGatctttcctttaaaattgtGGTTACTGGCAGTTATTAgtccccatgtgggtgctaggaattcaACCTGGGTCATTTGCAAGTGTAACAAGCAATcataactgttgaaccatctcttcagctcctcaaaacatttttttttcgaTTTTAGAGACcgggcttctttgtgtagccctggctgtcctggaactcactctgtagaccagtctagtcttgaactcagaaatctgcctgcatctaccTCCCAACTGCTAGTGCtacaattaaaggtgtgtgccaccactgccgggcaaaacaattctttacaaacacataaacacacactcttATTGATTGATGTTGGTCGTAGGTTCCACAGTAGAGACAGAAGCTCACCAAGATGCTAAGCCTTCACTTTCTGAAGGATCAGGGGGGTTCAGCCTTCTCAGAAAAGACTGACACCCAACTAGCTCACTCCAGTTACTTTATTCAAACATCTTATAAGattaattggggctgggaaaGGTTTCAAGTACCAAAGTTATCTTGTCCTTGATGCCCATGGGAGCATGCAACCCCCACAAATCTTAGTCCCTTTTGACCATGGTAGCCATAATCAAAAATAAGAACTCCAGGTTTTCCAAGAGTACCTCAGGACCAAGGTTGGTGAAGCTGCAAGCTCTCACATAGCACCAAGTACTGATTCTCTtgagagaaaacatttctttaagtatccGTCTCAAAACTATTTTTCAGCATTTACTAATTAAATGAAACATAGCAAAGGTTTGcttaaacatttcatttaaagccagacacaaaggctTTACTATACATATCACTATACACATGTTTCCACTTATCTTTTAGGAGTAATTTGTATGCCATGACCTTTGCCCTTATATACTTCAGGGAATATTGgttaaagatattttataacaATTGATATTACTTTAGAAAATCACATAATTTATAATACAAATTACATCCTATAATACTACAAAATTATTTAGTTATAAATTGTTATTTGCTTTCAATTCAATTGAACAAGCATTCAGTAATGCcctttaaagcattttatttccACTCAGAGAGCCCATTGAGGCATCAAGTTTGTCCTGGAATGTCTGGCAATAGGAAACCTTTTCTAAGCTTTTAGTGCAATTTGATTAAGTTCCAGACTTCAAGTGAACAAAAAACCCTAGACCCCTGCTACTGGCTGCCAGTCTAGCTATTCTGCAAGGTTATGTGTCTGATAAGCTTTAACATAAACAGGATGTAAAATGTAGAGACAAatccacaaaaacacaaacaaatcaacagAGGAAAGGCCATGCTCTCAGGGTTTATAAACTGTTCTTTGTACTCACTCTGCATACTTGTCTTCTTGGTAGacccataaaataaatagttctaaTTTCATCTACTCTGTCACAACTTCTTTGAGATGCACACATTTtagatgcacacacatttatacacttGGGTAACTATTGTTCTTTTTCCTGAGTGTATTTTATATACTCTTAAAGTTAAAATTTCTTCCTAATAAAATTCAGATTGCCTTCATATTGGATTGTACtgatactttgtgtgtgtgtgtgtgtgtgtgtgtgtgtgtgttatgaagtCAAGGGCCTCCCCTTTATTTGAGCAGGGTTCTTTAAAAGGTAAGAAAGGGGCTGCTGTGGGAGTTCTGGGCTGTGTCTCCTATTGCACCTCAAATTGACACTTTGATTTTTAATAGCATCCAGTCTAATAggggtgattttattttttagttttttgagacagagtctcaatgtgtggctagcctggaacacactatgtTGACtccactggctggcctggaatccaaCTCTGAGGGCTCTACCTacttctacctcctaagtgctagcaCTAAAGACATGTACCAGAACAACagtcttatatattttttatttttattatttttttaaagttgcacAAAGAATACTCCTTCTGTATTGACCATTCTTGCCCTCCCCCTTCTATCTATCATTCATTGGAGCCTGGTTGGCTCAACAGAGGATACATAACTAAGGAGTAGTTTCCTATATTTTCTAGAGTTTGTCAGTAGCCACGAGTTCATGTACTCATGTACTCAGTGGTAGGACACCct
Encoded proteins:
- the LOC110287189 gene encoding protein FAM47B-like, producing MGEQWLPWNRPRQVLQPMPLGMTCKPWFKDRLPSKCFAKHKQEQLKFPTSLDGRRWVFVKEGLDDFRKGCPPSEGMIIRGPKDGFFPTISHEVHHGSRKSQKKQCQDLNLFSSLSLAQQARKAFVERTEANLKHPLVFWPLEDGIPSDIELLENVLEALDTDQKLEVKLDHCEARRKYIHSVHLPSVAEESPEKEEPEPHRFPGSRKYGVLQEKKPRKKNPAKESLYYKHVPKGVYDFCAWANSYGDLGIDEHFMMKQFDIGYECKPVYTDSAIKKVSLLPPDLRFCRRLSKVKEIRFSIQEANFERKLRKPFDPYKSNRDKIRYGAWYLKPYLWKKLVNDEPLMDPEELFELEGGKYGKPDIIEDLYGTIAFKDFILSKGYSMPAILEKLFMRKGWNYDTVNTPIPRVLKAHELIMQQKDEDYDDEND